TGCCCAAGAGCCGGAGGATGCAGAAGATACATATGCTGAGGATGCAGATGAGGAAGAAAGCGAGAAAGAACCCACAGATACCAAAGTGACGCCGGAGGAGAAAGTTTCAGAAGAGCGCCCCGCTTTGGCCAACCGCAGCACAACAGAAAGCCGCTCCAGTACTCCCGCCCAGGACAAGCCTGCAGAAGAAGAGACTCCGGCTGAGGCGGCAGAAACGGAACCAACTCCTCCTGCAAAGCGCAGCGTTACGTACGAAGATTATACCGTGAGAGCAGGCGACACCCTGTGGACCATTTCCCAGGACCAGGGTATCCCGCTCCCCGAACTGTTAAAGACCAACAACCTGACGGAAAACAGCTCAATTTCCCCGGGAATGATTCTATCCATTCCCAGGCACCAGATTCCGCAGCGAGAAACTCCGGGGGAACGCTACGGTGAGCTTTTGGACTGGTGGACCGAAGCCCAGTATCTGTGGCCCATTGGCCAAAATGCCCGCATCATTGATTTTGAAACGGGCCAAAGCTTTATGGTCCGACGCTCCTACGGTGCCTTCCACGCCGATGTGGAACC
This window of the Dethiobacter alkaliphilus AHT 1 genome carries:
- a CDS encoding LysM peptidoglycan-binding domain-containing protein, with amino-acid sequence MVKRRLFYLFIALVIVAFAGAQAWWERVDEDMIFEPLVAQEATEDKSDSEEVVEFTEPAQEPEDAEDTYAEDADEEESEKEPTDTKVTPEEKVSEERPALANRSTTESRSSTPAQDKPAEEETPAEAAETEPTPPAKRSVTYEDYTVRAGDTLWTISQDQGIPLPELLKTNNLTENSSISPGMILSIPRHQIPQRETPGERYGELLDWWTEAQYLWPIGQNARIIDFETGQSFMVRRSYGAFHADVEPLTAEDTRIMQQIWSGWSWRTRPVIVEINGRRLAASANGMPHSIQTITNNNFNGHFCIHFQNSTRHKDNLQQADHQQNVLTAAGRN